ACGAGCCGTACCGTCGAGTCGTGCAGCGACCAGTTGACGAGCTTGCCGGTGATCAGCTCCTTGTTCGGCACGATCAGCTCCTTTCGATCGCCGTCGAGGATCGTCGTCGCACGCATCTCGATGCGCGTGACGATGCCGGTGACGTTGTCGATCGTCACCATGTCGCCGATGCGCACCGGGCGCTCGAACAGCAGGATCAGGCCGGAGACGAAGTTGCCGAAGATTTCCTGCAACCCGAAGCCGAGGCCGACCGACACGGCCGCGACGAGCCACTGCACGTGCGACCAGTCGACGCCGAGGTTCGCAAGCGCGAACACCGAGCCGGCAATGAAGACGAGGTAGCGCGTGACTGCCTGGATCGCGTATCGAAGACCGCGGTCCAGGCGGGTCCGCGAAAGCACGGCCAGCTCGAGGAGAGCCGGAAGGTTGCGCGCGCCGAAAATGGCCAGCGAAGCTCCGGCCAGCGCGAACAGCAGGCTGGCTACCGTCACCGGCACCTGGGTCGTGACGACTTCGGTGTGCGCGGCGTCGCCGCTGCCGACGGTGCGCTCGACGCCCGAAGCGACCTGCCACAGCTCGACCTGCTCGAACAGGCGCAGCGCAGGAAACACGTCGACCCACACCGAAAAAAGGCCCGCGAACAGCGCAATGGCGAAGACGACGCGCAAGAGCGCGCGGGTCTGCGACGAGATGCGGGTGACGGCTTCCGTGCCTGTCTCTGCCGCATCGGTCGCACCGGCTACCGCAGCCCCGTCCACGTCGCCCAGCACTTCGTCCGGCGGCGCCTCGGTCTTGGCCTCCAGCCAGCGCAGCACCGCCGCGTTGGCCACGATGAACGCGAGGATCACCAGCGCGCTCAGCCACAGGCACCGCGTCAGCACGAAGGCCGTGTAGTAGTACCCGGAAAGCGCGATGCCGACGACGACGGCCGCGATGGCCGACGGAAGCCACGACGAGCGCCTGAGCAGGGGGCGCATCCATTCGAGATCGGTGCGGCGAAGCACCTGCTCGACGAGGTTGCCGTCGGGAGCGAAGAGGCGATGCGCCGCCACGCCGCCGGCTCCGACCGCGAAGCAGAACGCGCCGCGCCCGAGTGTCTCGCTCCAGCCCTGGTTCGGCTGCGCATCGAGCAGCACCGCGACCGCGAAAGCCGGAAACGCGACGGTCTCGACGAAGACGATCTGGCGGCGCACCAGCGCAAGCGATGCGCGAGGCCAGTCGAGGAACGCCGCGATGGGCCCTTTCTCCCCCGCTCCGCGACGGATCAGCTCGGCGACGAAGAGCGGGAAAGCCAGCGACCCCAGCAGCGTTGCCAGCGCGCTGGAAAAATCGTCGGCGGTTGCCGGTGCAGCACGCAACATCCAGCCCGCCAGCCACACAGCAAAGGGTCCCGGCGCCGCCAGCAGCAGCGCGAGCGTGACCACGAGCAACGGAGCGGGAAGCAGCGACGAACCCGCGGCGCGCGACAGGCACAGCCCCGCGTGCAGGCGCCTCATGCGGCGGCGGTTGGAGACGAGCAGCAGCAGTGCGAGCAGCCCGAGCGACGTCGCGAGCGAATCGTAGCGGGCACTGGCGAGCACGCGCTTGGCGGCGGCTTCGAGGTTGGCCGGATCGACGAGCCAGACCGCCGCGTCGCGCCAGTCGCCGACGTCGCCGATACGGGTGGGCGTCGTGTTCGGGATCCACAGCACGTGCTGGTCGAGGAATGCCTGGTAGTCCTCGAGAAGCGCAACGAGCTGGGTTTCCTTCGCGTCCAGATCCACGAGCGAAGCGAAGTACGTGTTCACGTCGCGGATTAGCGCATCGAGGTAGGTGCGGCGGGTTTTCAGGGCACCTCGTGCCGACGCCTCGATTTTCGCGCGGTCGTCGGCGGCCAGCGACGGCGCCTGGTTGGCCAGGATCGTTTCGACTTCGGCCTCGACGCGCGGCAGGGCCTTCAGCATGTCCTCGAGGTTGAGGCTCTCGAGCTGCACGTCGGAAATTTCTTCGCGACGCGCGCGCAGGTCGGCGCGCGCGCGATCCGGATCGGCAAGCTCGCCCTTTTCCTTGCGCAGCAACAGCCCGATCGCGTCGGTGAGCCCGGCGGCAGCGACTTTCTGGTGCACTCCCTTGGAGCGCTCTTCGAGCTGCTGGAGCTCTTCGCTGACCGCGGCGTTCCTGCGCGCAGCTTCGTCGAGCTTGGCACTGAGGCCGCTGTCGCCCGTTCTTTCGGCGGCAAGCCGCGCGTTCTCGGTCGCCAGCTCGCCGAGCAGCGGATGCACGCGAGCGAGCGAGGCCTGGTCGGCGTTGGCCTCGGCCGCGGCCTGCTCCGCTTCGTGAACGCGCCGCGACGCGAGCGCAGCCTGGATCTCGGATACGCGCGCCGAATACGTTTCGGCCTTGCGCCGCAGCAACTCTCGCCGTGCGGCGAGAAGCTCGCGACGCAGCTCCTGGGTCGCAAGCTCGAGGTCGAGGGCCGCCGCCTGCTCGCCGCTGGCTTTCTGCGTCGCCAGAGCAAGGGCACGCCTGGCGAGCATCGATTCGACCGAACCCGTCGGAAGCGGCGGAAGCGCGATTTCGCCGCCGGTGCTCTCGCGCGCCGCATCGGCGGCGGCCATTTCGGCCGGAAGGCTCTGGCGCCGGTCCGAAAGCTGGGTCTGCTCGGCGTCGACGTCCGCGAGTCCCTTGCGCACGACGTTCAACTTCGCGTCGATCTCGGCCAGAGCGGTCTCCAGTTCGGACTGCGTGTCGTCGCCGGAGACGGGCGGAGTGAGCTGGGCCGGCCACGCCTCGGTTTCCTTGCGCGTGGTCTCCAGCGTCCGGGGCCCGTCGCGCTGCAGCCGTTCGAGCGCAGAAGCCCTCTGCTTCCATTCGCTGGCCAGCTCGAGCTGGTCGATCGCCGAGCCGTAGTCCCTCAGGAGCGCGGCCGTCGCATCGTCGGGCGACAGGTTGGCGGCCTGCAGGTTGCGGATTCTTTCCTGGAGGGACGGGACGGCCAGATCCAGGCCGGCCCCGACGCTGGCGACCACCTGGTCGTCGCGAGTCACGGTCTCGGCGCGCGCCAGGCCCGCGCCGGCAAAAAGAATCGCGGGCAGGGCAAGGCAGGCGCAGGCCAATCGCAGTCGGACTGTCATCAACGGATGCGGTAGGCCGGGAGCAGCCCGGCAAAACCTTCCGCGACGGATTGTTAGCCCAGAAGACCTAAAGAGAGAACTTACGGGGTCCCGTATGAATACCCGCACCGGCCTCCGTCCGCCGGCAGGCGGGACCGGACGCAATTCAAATACCTTGCAGGGTTTCGGTGAAAAACTTCGTGCACGATGCCTTCGAACCCCTTGCTGAGGCTGTTGCGAACGGCAACATTCGGACATCGTGGAGGAATCAATGGCCGCCGTGCGACCCGCAGCGCCGTCGCTGGCAGAGATCCGGCGCCTGCTTTCGAACCCGCTCTGTGATCCGGATTTCATCGAATCCCTGCGCGATGATCCGCGCGACTCCGTCGCCTCGTTGCTGGTGGCAGCCGAGCGGCGCCGCGAGCGCCAGGAAGAAGCGCAGGACCGGACCGACGAAATGCTGGCGATCGAAAAGGAGCTGCAGGCAAGCGGCCGTTTCGTGATCGCCGGCGTCGACGAGGCGGGGATGGGACCGCTGGCCGGGCCGATCGTCGCGGCCGCCGTGATCCTCGGGGATATGGCATCGTTCCGCGGCATCCACGACTCGAAGAACATCGGAGCGGCGCTTCGCGCGAGCCTTGCCGTGCAGATCCGCCGCAAGGCACGCAGCGTTTCGATCGGCATCGCCGACGTCGACGAAATCAACGAGCTGAACGTCTACCACGCGGGCCTTCTGGCCATGCGACGCGCCGTCGAAGGGCTCACGCAGAGGCCGGACCACGCGCTGGTCGATGCACGCCGGATCCCCGACATTGGCATCGAGCAGAGCTCGTACATCCGTGGCGACTCGCGGAGCCTTTCGATCGCCGCTGCGTCGATCATCGCCAAGACCCACCGCGATTCGCTGATGGACGAGCTCGACGTGCGCTTCCCCGGCTACGGGTTCTGCCGGCACAAGGGCTACGCCACGCCGGAGCACCAGTCTGCCCTGAGAAGGCTCGGTCCGAGTGCCGTCCACCGCACGTCCTACGATGCGGTGCAGGAGCTGGTCTCCGGCGGTCGCCAGCTCGACGACTGACCCTTTTCGTCTCTCGTCCTGTCTCCTCTTTTCCTCTTCGTGGGCCGATCCGCACGAGGCTGGACCGCCGCATGGCGCCGGCATAGTTTCCACGCGGCATCGACATACCGCTGCGGAGGACCACGATGACGGAAGGCGACAAGGGACTGGTTCTGGTGACCGGCGCATCGGGATACATCGGCGGTCACGTCACCCGCGAGTTTCTCGAGCACGGCTACCGCGTACGCGGAACGGTGCGCAGCCTGGCCAATCCGAAGAAGGTCGATCACCTGCGCGAGCTCGGCCACGCCTGCGGCGGTCGCCTCGAGCTCGTCGAGGCCGACCTCGACAGGGAAGACGGATGGAGCCTGGCCGTCGCAGGCTGCACCTTCGTCGAACACGTCGCTTCCCCGTTTCCCGCGGCGGCTCCCAAGGACGAAGACGAGCTGATCCGGCCGGCCGTGCAGGGAACGCTGCGCGTGCTCGGTGCCGCCGCCGAATGCCCGTCGGTGCGGCGCGTCGTCATCACGTCGTCGGTGGCCGCCGTCGCTTACGGCCACAGTGACCACGCCGATCGCGTGCTTACCGAAGACGACTGGTCGGTGGCCGAAAACTGCGAGGCTTACCAGAAGAGCAAGACTCTCGCGGAACGATCGGCGTGGGACTTCGTCTCGCGACTGCCCGAATCACGCCACCTGGAGCTCGTCGTCATCAACCCCGGATTCGTCGCCGGTCCGCTGTCGGGGCCGGAAATCGGCACGTCGGGCGAAGTCGTTAGACGCCTGATGAAGCGCGAGCTGCCCGCCTGCCCGGAGATCGGCTGGGCCGTCGTCGACGTGCGCGACGTCGCGATCGCCCATCGCCTTGCGACCGAGACGCCCGGCGCGGCCGGCAACCGTTTCATCGCCGCCGGCGACCACATGTGGATGCAGGACATCGGCAAGCTGCTTGCGCACGAATTCAACGCGCAGGGATACAAACCGCCGACGGGGCATCTGCCCTACCCGCTGCTATGGCTCGCGTCGCGCTTCGACTCGAGCATCCGCCTCGTGCTCCAGTACGTCGGCAAGCGCGAGAGAGTCTCGCACGAAAAAGCCGCGCGAATGCTCGGATGGCAGCCACGCCCGGTACGCGAGACGTTCGTCGACATGGCGCGCAGCATGATCGACAAGGGATTGATCCCGGCGCCGCGATGAAGAGGGGACAGGCGCCAGCTCGCTGGTGCCTGTCCCCATCCGTTGTCGCACCGGTCAGAACCCGGTGAATCTCTGGTGGACGAGCTCGGCGTTCTGCCCGACGTCGATCGAGAACGCCGTCGTTCCTCCACCGAGAAGCGCGCCCGTCCACGTCGTGCCCGCGACCAGCTTCACGCGCGCATCCGGGCAGAAGATCGTGCCCGCGCCCACGTTGTTCTGGCCGATTTCACATTTCGACAGCCCGCTACCCCTGCCGTAGATCAGCAGGTGGTCGGCCGTCAGGCCGTTCGTGAGGTTCCACTGCCAGCCGATGTTCGTGTTGAGGGAGTTCTGCACTCGCAGGATCATCACGGACGCGGAATTGCCTCCGCCGTCGAGGTTCAGCGTGACGCCGGTGCCACCGGTGATGTTGTCCACGTCGATCACCGACAGGCCGCCGGCGTGCACGACGGTGATCGTGGCCGTCGCGCTGGCCGGCAGGGTCGACAGCGTCGGCCCGAGGTCGGCGTCCGCGCTCAGCATGTCGAGAAGACCGGCCACGCTCGTCGAGATCGCGAGCTGGGCCTGGGCACACTGGTCGATGCGCGCGTCGTTGCCCGTCGTGTCGTAGACGGTCGGCGCCGGGGTCTTGGCCTGGATCGTACCGGCAGGCACCGACGTCACCGACGTTCCGGGAAGAATTTCGCCGGACAATCCTTCGACCAGCGCATCGTTGGTCAGGACGTCCGCCCCGTCGATGTTCGCGGTGGCATCGAAGGTTGCCGCGGGATTGGCCGCATCGCCCTGCTCGAGAACGATGTCCCCGGTCATGACCGAGGACTGGCCCCAGGTGCCGAGGTCTCCGCACCAGTCTCCGCTCGAGCTGGCGCCCTGCTCGAGGAACAGCGCACGGCTGCCGCCGGTGCCGTCGGTGGGATTGCCGACGACGGCCCAGTGGCAGGCCGCGCCGGTGACGACGTACGAGGTGGCCGTGCAGACGCCGGACTGGCAGTCGGAGCCGTTCGTGCACTCGTCGCCGTCGTCGCAGGACGTTCCTTCGTGGGCCGGAAGCTGCGAGCAGGTGCCGGCGCCGTCGCACTGGGGAGACAGGCAGGCGCCTCCGGGCACGCCGGGGCAGGTGCTGCCCAGGGCCTCGAAGGTGCACGAGGCGCTGCAGCAATCGCCGCTCACGTTGTTGCCGTCGTCGCACTGCTCGGTGCCGCTCACGTGGCCGTTGCCGCAGATCGTGCAGCTGTTCGTGCATCCGTCGGCGTCGTTGTTGTTGCCGTCGTCACACTCTTCGCCTGGATCGGTGACGCCGTCGCCGCAGTTCGGCAGCTTGCAGTCGGTGCGGCAGGCGCCGGGCGTGGTGTTGCTGTTGTCCGGCCCGTTGTCGCACTGCTCGGTGCCGTTGTTGTTGACGACGCCGTCCCCGCAGAACTCGCTGGCGCAGAACGCGGTGCAACCGTCGCCGCTGACGTGGTTGCTGTCGTCGCATTCCTCGCCGGCCTCGAGCACGCCGTTGCCGCACTCGGGACAGCTCGTGTTGGAGATGCCGTCGTCGAAAAGGTCGCAGTCGCGTGCAAGGCCGTACGCGAAATTGAAGATGCGGCAGATGCGGCACTTCATGCGGCCCTTGCTGCACGTCGAAATTCCGGCCGCGTCCATGCCGTCCCCGTACACGCTGCAGACCGGTGTCAGGCCGGGGAACATCGCCGCGAGGCTGCCGGCCGGGCACTTGCTCACGAGCTTGGACTGCACGAGCGACACGGATTTGGCAATGCGGCCGCGTGTGTCGGCGACGATCGCGTCCAGGCACGCGGCGAAGCCCGCATTGCTGATGATCGACCCGTCGCGCAGCCCGTTCTTCAGGCAGTCTTCGACCGCGCGGTGCATCGAGTCCTCGAGCTTCCTCCATGTCGCCGGAAGCGTGGACGAGCAGCGCCCCGAGGGGTCGCTCGCGGCGCTGCCGGCCAGCGCCGTATCGAGATCCAGGTCGAAGGCGTCCACCGACAGCGCGCGGTTGTCGTTTTCGTAGCTGTCGGAAGTCGTCGACGGATCGGTGAAGCCGAAGTCGGGCGGCGTCGAGCAGAAGTCGGTAGCGGCCGCATCGACCTTGGACCTGGCCTTGGCGATCTTTCCCTGGATGTCGTCCGCTTCACAATCGTCCGCCGTCTGTCCCGACGGAAGAGTTCCGGTGGCGCCCTTGTGGACGCACTGGGAGATCTGTTTCAGCACGGTACCCGAGATCTTTCGCGCCGACTTGACGACTTTCTCCAGGCAGGCCTGCTGGGCCTTGCTCTGCACCTGGGCCGGAGCCGGTGTCGCGGCCGACAAGGCCAGCGCCACGAAAATCGAGGCGAAGCGGATGCTTTTCATGTGTCCCCCAAAGACGAGCCGCCGCAGCACGGCGTCGCGGCGTCGTTCCCATCGAGACTAGCGTCCCAAGGGACGGCGGAGCAAGACGGTGGGTGCAGGGGCCGGATGCAAAGCGATCTGCGCGGCCGGCACGGCAGGTGCGACCCCTGACCGGCCGTAAAATTTCCTAGGAAGTCGTAAGTCTGAACGTGGCGCTGTCCGCATCAGCTTTTTGCGGCATTTTGCGGCTGGCGGACAGCGTTTCTCCTGTTGCACTGGCAAGGCCATCCGGGCCATAAGTCCTGTGGGGACGCGCCGTGTTCGGCGGCGCGGTCCGTGCCGGGCAAGACGGCTGCGCAAGCTCCGATCCTTGCCGGCGAGCCAGGCTGGACGAGGGGGGCCGACCGTCGCCGCGGCCGAAACGAGGGGAATGCTTCATGACTAGCAAACGGATCGGCGGCTTTGCGGCCGTGCTGTTCCCGATGATGCTGGCGCTGGCCTCACCGGCCGGCGCGACCAACGGCCAGAACTGCGGCTACCAGCAGATCTCCTGCGGCGACGTGAGCTGCTGCGGCGTCACCAATGGCGACGGCATGTCGATTCCCGACAACCACGTCGAGTGCTGGGGTAAGAACGATGCGCCCGACTTCGTCTCGACGCCGCCGCGTGCCTGCTCCGGCGCTCCCGCGACGACGTGCACCACCAACACCGACTGCTCGGCTCCAGGCGCCGGCACCTGCCTGACCATCAGCGTTTCGCAGGTAAGTGCGGGAAACTTCCAGAGCTGCGCCCTCAAGCCGACCGGCGGGATCCAGTGCTGGGGCAACAACAGTTACGACCAGATCACCAACACACCGACCGCGACGACGTTCACCCAGGTTTCTTCCGGCGCCGACTTCATCTGCGCGCTTCACGCCAACCGCACGGTCGAGTGCTGGGGCAACCCCGCCAACAGCGCTTCGTTTCCACCGGGCGGGAACTTCACTTCGATCGCCGCGGGAGAGTTCGACGCGTGCGGCGTGCACGACGACGGCACCATCCAGTGCTGGGGCCTGGATTCCGGCGGATCGATTTCCAACACGCCGACCGCCAGCGATTTCACCCAGGTCACGACCAGCAACGACCATGCCTGCGCGCTGCACAGCACCGGCGTCGTCGAGTGCTGGGGCGACGATTTGGACGGCGAAACCGTCGTGCCGCCAGGTACGTACAAGTCGGTGAGCACCGGCGAGGCGCATACCTGCGCGATCAAGAGCGACAACACGCTGGCGTGCTGGGGACGCAATGCCGACCTGGAATCGACTCCACCGTCCGGCCCGTTCCTGGCGCTCACGGCCGGCACCTACAACAACTGCGCGCTGCACCAGGACGACTCCGTCGTCTGCTGGGGCGACAACAACGACGGCCAGTCCACTCCGTATTCGCCGGCCGCGACCTGCGCCGTCTGCGGCAACAACATGGTTGAATCCGGCGAGGACTGCGATCCGCCCACCGGCGCCTGCTGCAACCCGGCCAACTGCCGATTCTACTCCGCCGGCGCTCACGTCTGTCGCGCGGCCACGGCCGGCTGCGATCCTGCCGAGCTCTGCACGGGCACCAGCACTGCCTGCCCGGCCGATACCGGAGCCGCGCCGATCAACACCGTGTGCCGAGCAGCCGGCGGATCCTGCGACACCGCCGAAGTGTGCAACGGCACCAGCCTCAATTGTCCGTCGGATACGGGGATCCTGCCGAACACGACGGTTTGCCGTCCTTCCGGCGGTGTCTGCGACATCGCGGAGAACTGCGACGGAACCCACGCCGCGTGCCCGGCCAACACGTTCAAGAGCGCGGCGACGCTGTGTCGCGCGTCTGCCGGAGTCTGCGACAACGCGGAGAACTGCACGGGCAGCACCGCCGCGTGTCCGGCCGACGGCTTCCAGGCCTCGACCGTCGCCTGCCGTCCCGGAAACGGCGTCTGCGACATCACCGAAAACTGCACGGGCAGCACCGCCGCCTGTCCGGCCGACGGCGTCCAGCCGACCAGCTTCGTCTGCCGCGCCGCCGGCGGCGTCTGCGACGGAGCCGAGAGCTGCGACGGCACCGGCAAAACCTGCCCCGCCAACGTCCTGAGTCCCGCGGGCACGATCTGCCGCCCGTCCACCGGTGGCTGCGATCCGGCCGAGACCTGCACCGGGCTGTCGACCATCTGCCCGATCGACCAGCTCGCGACGTCCGGAACCACCTGCCGCGGCGCAGCCGGATCCTGCGACAACGTCGAGGTCTGCTCGGGCTCGACTGCCGCCTGCCCCACGGATCAGTTCAAGCCGTCGACGACAACGTGCCGTGCGGCCGCCGGCACCTGCGACGTAGCCGAGAAATGCACCGGAGGCGCCGCGGCCTGTCCGGCCAACGCCTTCGCGGCGACGACCGTGGCGTGCAACGACAACCTGTTCTGCAACGGCACCGATCACTGCGACGGCAGCGGCGGTTGCAACGTGCACTCGGGCGACCCGTGTCCGGGCCCCAACGGGAACGCCAACTGCGTGGAGAGCTGCAGCGAGGCGAACGACAACTGCCTCGCCAACGATCCGAACGGCAGCGCCTGCTCCACCGGCGCGCTGTGCACCAGCGGCCAGACCTGCCAGAGCGGAACGTGCCAGGGCGGAGTGCCGAAAGACTGCGACGACGGCAACATCTGCACCGAGGACACCTGCGACAACAGCCAGGGCTGCTTGCATGGTCCGGCAGTCGCCAACACGTGCCTGACGGCCGGCAAGACGCAGATCGCGATCAAGACGGATCCGCCGCTGCTCAAGTGGCAGTGGAAGAAAGGCGACATGGTTGCGCCCGACCTGCTCGGACAACCCGACCAGACCACCGACTACGCGCTGTGCATCTTCGACCAGCACGGCGGAGTCACCACGCTCGTCGGGTCCTACGAAATCCCGGCCGGAACCGCGGGATGGAAGGTCAAGCCGGGCAAGCTCAAGTTCGTCAACAAGGACGCTGCGCCTGACGGAATCTACCTGCTCAAGGGCAAGGCCGGTGACGCCGGGGCGACGGGCATGGGAGTCAAGGGAGGAGGGACGATCACGCTGCCCACTCCTGCGTCGGCCGACCTGTATTTCTGGCACCAGCCGAGCCTGATCGCGCAGCTGCGCAACAGCGAAGGCGCGTGCTGGATCACCGAGTTCGCCGATATCGATTTCAAGAAGAACGAAGGCGACAAGGTGAAGGCCGTCAAATAGCGGCGACGATCGAAACGACGAAGATCGCTTTTGCCGAAGAGGATCTCGCCGATCTTCGGCGCAGGCTGGCGAGCGCGCGTTTTCCCGAATCCAGCCCGGAACCGGGATGGACCTCCGGCATCGATCTGGCGTGGCTGCGCGGGCTTCTCGCTTACTGGAAAGACGGATTCGACTGGCGCGCTGTCGAAGCGCGCCTCAATGCGTGGCCGCATCGCTTCGTCGAAGCCGGCCCGCTCCGCGTGCACGCGCTCGAGGCGCGATCCCGGCATGCCGATGCCCTGCCGCTGCTGATGATTCACGGCTGGCCGGGCTCGGTGCTCGAGTTCCTCGATGTGCTCGGTCCTCTCACCGATCCTGTCGCGCACGGCGGCGACGCGCGCGACGCGTTTCACGTCATCGCCCCGTCGATTCCCGGCTACGGGCTTTCCGAGGCGCCGCGCGAAGAGGGTTTCGACATCAAGGCGGTCGGCGAAACGATGGCCGCGGTGATGCACGCGCTCGGCTATGAACGCTACGGCGTGCAGGGCGGAGACTGGGGCGCGATCGCAGCGCCGTACGCCGCCGTGTTCGATCCCCGCGCCTGCATCGGGATTCACCTCAACATGGTGCTGGTACCTCGGCCGCCCGGCGGCGGCCCCGAGCTGACGCCGCGAGAGAAGGCGGCGATCGACGCGGCACGCCTCTACATGCAGACGGGAACCGCGTACCAGCGCGTGCAGGGCCTGGAACCGGGACTGATCGGCATCGCGCTCGACGACTCGCCGGCAGCGCTGTGCGCGTGGATCGTCTCGAAGATGCGTGCCTGGAGCGACTGCGGCGGAGACGTCGAATCCCGCTTCACTCGTGACGAGATTCTCGCCAACGTCACGTGGTACTGGCTCACGCGCAGCGCCGCCAGCTCGGTGCGCCTGTATCACGAGTCGATCAAGAGCGGCCGCTTTCGCGGCAACGATTCGCGCGTCGAGACGCCCACCGGCTGCGCGATCTTTCCGCGCGAAATCTTCTGTCCGCCGCGCTCCTGGGTGGAGCGCATCTACAACGTCACGCGATGGACGGAGATGAAGTCGGGCGGGCATTTCGCAGCGATGGAAGAACCGCAGGCGCTCGTCGACGACGTGCGCGCCTTCTTCCGCCCACTGCGGCAGAGTTGAGCCGGGAGCTCTCCGCGGCGCTCACGATCGGCGAGCTCCATCCGTTTCCAGCCCCGCGATCAGAATGTCGAGACCTTGCGCGAACTCGCGCTCCGGACTGCTGCGCCTGGCTGCGGTTGCGATCTCGACGAGGCCCGCGAAGCGCTGCTTCGGAAGGGCTCGCATGCGCTCGATCACTTCTGCGGAAGGCTCGCCGGCGCGCAGCGCCAGCGGTCCGGCCAGTTCCACCTGCGCAAAACCCATCACCATCGCGGTGACGGCGCGAAACGCGACGAGCAGGCGCTGACGCGACCTTCGGCTGCGCGCCAGCGCAGCCAGCAGCGCTTCGGACAATTCAAGGGTCCCTCGCGACCGGCTCCGGCGCACGAGGATCAGCGGGATCGCGGCCGGATGGGCGCGCACGGCTCTCCACATCGCGGTCGCAAGGTCTCTTACCTCGTCCTGCCAGCGCTCGCGTGCGCGCGACGGCCGCCGAACGCCGGTCAGCACCGCATCGACGACGAGCGCTTCGAGATCGGCACGATCCTCGACGTGGTTGTAGAGCGTCATCGGCGCGGTACCGACGGCGTCGGCCAGCGCTCGCATCGTCAGGCCCTCGAGCCCGTGCGCATCGACGAGCGCGAGCGCCGCCGACTGCAGCCGCTCACGCGAGATCTTCGGTGGTCGTCCCATGGCCTGGCCGGCGTTGCCGTCCTCCCCTCTTGATCTTGACCCTCTTGATCTTGACCCGGGCTTCATTTACGTACACCGTACGTTTATTGCAAACGCGGGAACCTGCGTTTCCCGCCGCGACCATGCTTTCCCGAAAGGAGAACCCGATGGCCGGATCGTCGCTGTGCCTGCTTGCCGTTACCCTCGTCGCGCTCCCCGGGGCGCGCTGGCTGTACCTGATGCGCCGCGTACGCATCCCGAAAGACCGCAGGCTGTTCCTCGCGAGCAATGCAGCCGCGGCCGTGTGCGGCATCGCCGCACTTGCCACGGATGCGAGTCCTTTCACGAAGGCGGGTGCCGGCGTGGCTGTCGTCGCTGCACTGGCGTTCCTCGCGCTCAACGCGGCGAGCGGACAGGCGCGGGGCGAACCCGCCGTCCGCGTCGGCGACGCGATGCTCGAGTTCGACTCTTGCGACGACGACGGCCGGCCGTTCTCGACGACGCTCCTTGGCGGCCGTCCTTACGTCGTCAAGTTCTTCCGCGGCCACTGGTGCCCCTATTGCGTGGCCGAGCTCGCGCGCTGGAAGGAAATGCAGCCGCTGCTCGACCGCTTCGACGTCGCGGTCGTCACCGTCTGCGCGGATACGGCGGACAAGATTCGCTCCGGACGCCACAGGCATGGCCTTGGTGCCATCATGCTCGCCGACCCGGATCTTCGCGTGACCGACCTGTTCGGCCTGCGCAACCCGCGCGGCTTCGCTCTGAAGTCGGGGATCATCGTCCCGCTGCCGATCCCGACGACGATCCTCGTCGACGCTCGCGGGATCGTGCGCTGGATCGACCAGGCCGACGACTACATGACCAGATCGGAGCCGTCGCGCGTGATGGAGGCGCTCGGCGAAGCCCTCGGCGCACCCACCCCGCGCGGCCCCCGCGGCCGCACAGAAGCCGGCACTGTGTCCGCCGACGCTCCGGTGCCGCTAAGTGCCTGAGCCGCCACGCGGGCGCACTCGCCCGTCATCGCGAGGCGATTATGCTCTACTTGACACCAGCCGGAATCGGGGCTATAAGTAGGGCATGACGTACAAGCAGCTAGAGAAACGCTTCCCCACCGAAGAAGCCTGTCTCGACTATCTTGTCTCGATGC
This region of Candidatus Binatia bacterium genomic DNA includes:
- a CDS encoding mechanosensitive ion channel domain-containing protein, translated to MTVRLRLACACLALPAILFAGAGLARAETVTRDDQVVASVGAGLDLAVPSLQERIRNLQAANLSPDDATAALLRDYGSAIDQLELASEWKQRASALERLQRDGPRTLETTRKETEAWPAQLTPPVSGDDTQSELETALAEIDAKLNVVRKGLADVDAEQTQLSDRRQSLPAEMAAADAARESTGGEIALPPLPTGSVESMLARRALALATQKASGEQAAALDLELATQELRRELLAARRELLRRKAETYSARVSEIQAALASRRVHEAEQAAAEANADQASLARVHPLLGELATENARLAAERTGDSGLSAKLDEAARRNAAVSEELQQLEERSKGVHQKVAAAGLTDAIGLLLRKEKGELADPDRARADLRARREEISDVQLESLNLEDMLKALPRVEAEVETILANQAPSLAADDRAKIEASARGALKTRRTYLDALIRDVNTYFASLVDLDAKETQLVALLEDYQAFLDQHVLWIPNTTPTRIGDVGDWRDAAVWLVDPANLEAAAKRVLASARYDSLATSLGLLALLLLVSNRRRMRRLHAGLCLSRAAGSSLLPAPLLVVTLALLLAAPGPFAVWLAGWMLRAAPATADDFSSALATLLGSLAFPLFVAELIRRGAGEKGPIAAFLDWPRASLALVRRQIVFVETVAFPAFAVAVLLDAQPNQGWSETLGRGAFCFAVGAGGVAAHRLFAPDGNLVEQVLRRTDLEWMRPLLRRSSWLPSAIAAVVVGIALSGYYYTAFVLTRCLWLSALVILAFIVANAAVLRWLEAKTEAPPDEVLGDVDGAAVAGATDAAETGTEAVTRISSQTRALLRVVFAIALFAGLFSVWVDVFPALRLFEQVELWQVASGVERTVGSGDAAHTEVVTTQVPVTVASLLFALAGASLAIFGARNLPALLELAVLSRTRLDRGLRYAIQAVTRYLVFIAGSVFALANLGVDWSHVQWLVAAVSVGLGFGLQEIFGNFVSGLILLFERPVRIGDMVTIDNVTGIVTRIEMRATTILDGDRKELIVPNKELITGKLVNWSLHDSTVRLVVPVGVAYGSDPATVVRILQQVAKQCATVLENPAAMAAFTRFGENALEFELRVFLPGPEQLGSTRHELLVDIERRLRAASIDIPFPQRDVNVRLADPALVRALLHQQPDEAT
- a CDS encoding ribonuclease HII → MAAVRPAAPSLAEIRRLLSNPLCDPDFIESLRDDPRDSVASLLVAAERRRERQEEAQDRTDEMLAIEKELQASGRFVIAGVDEAGMGPLAGPIVAAAVILGDMASFRGIHDSKNIGAALRASLAVQIRRKARSVSIGIADVDEINELNVYHAGLLAMRRAVEGLTQRPDHALVDARRIPDIGIEQSSYIRGDSRSLSIAAASIIAKTHRDSLMDELDVRFPGYGFCRHKGYATPEHQSALRRLGPSAVHRTSYDAVQELVSGGRQLDD
- a CDS encoding aldehyde reductase; amino-acid sequence: MTEGDKGLVLVTGASGYIGGHVTREFLEHGYRVRGTVRSLANPKKVDHLRELGHACGGRLELVEADLDREDGWSLAVAGCTFVEHVASPFPAAAPKDEDELIRPAVQGTLRVLGAAAECPSVRRVVITSSVAAVAYGHSDHADRVLTEDDWSVAENCEAYQKSKTLAERSAWDFVSRLPESRHLELVVINPGFVAGPLSGPEIGTSGEVVRRLMKRELPACPEIGWAVVDVRDVAIAHRLATETPGAAGNRFIAAGDHMWMQDIGKLLAHEFNAQGYKPPTGHLPYPLLWLASRFDSSIRLVLQYVGKRERVSHEKAARMLGWQPRPVRETFVDMARSMIDKGLIPAPR